The Prionailurus viverrinus isolate Anna chromosome X, UM_Priviv_1.0, whole genome shotgun sequence genome segment atgttttaagagcTTCCATCCCAGTAAATTGCTTCGAATCACTTATTTGGACAATGTCATAATCCTGGCATAGTTTTAGCTTTTCAGTTTAATTCTCACATTCCTGAAGCGAAAATGCTACAAACATATAGCTCTTAGTCGTATAGAAAAGAGTTGCATCTACGGACTGCAGAAAGTCTACCCCCCCGACCTAAAGTCAAACTTCCCTTAGCACCTGATGGGGCCCATACTGAAAGTACTGTCAACACTCGCAACTATGTACATGCACAGGCCTAACGAAGCCAGATTGTCATCTACCCCACCCCTCTCAGACTCTACATCCCCAGAAGACAAGAAGTTACAATTTCTTCTCTCGCGAACCCCGTAACTCTTAAAAACGGTGAAAATGGAGCCACCAAAAGACACAGAACCCTTGGGGGAAAAGGAATAGGAAAGAGTACAGACCCTCTCAAGCCCCACTATTTGGGAAAAGCCCGTGTTGTCGCAAAcagcttcctcacctccttcTTTCTTTGGGCAGAAGCTGAGGGAACCCCGTAACTGAGCAGCAGCGCCACCGCCATGTTCGCGGAGACACACCAAAGACACCAACGCGCTGCCATGTTCGCTCCTCTCCCTCTGAGAAGCTAAACTTTCTTCGGGCTCGGTCTGAGGGTCGGGCGTGAGAACAAGCGAACCAGCCCCCTGTCCCTCCTCATTGGTCCAACTTAGCCCTTTTGGGTGACCCTTCACATTACGTCACGGCGCTCTACTGCTAGACGCCCGCTAAAAGACGGTTCACTTCTAATTGGTCTCTCTCTGTTAGCCAATAGAAAAAGGATAATCTGGTGGTTTTTCATTGGTTTGCTAAGAATGATTAACCGCCCCTTTCGTTTACGAAAAGCTGAGACATTTGATGGATCTTCACAGGCGCATGCGCAGTTGGGAAGCGTTgcggggtgttttttttttttctcccctaatcCAAAATAGTTTAAGGTTGCTGAAATGGGGTCTTTTCCCCGCTGATTTAGAAGTCCTTGAAACCCACTTTGTTCATGTAATGTTCCAGAGAAAGTGGGCCCAGCCACGTGAATGTTAGCTATCTTATTCCTCATTCTGCCTGTAAAGCTTTTCGAATCAGATGAAAATAGTAAAGGCAGGAAAGCAGAAATACACTTGATATCAATgagggagatttttaaaagaaaatgagtaagaGCTTGTTGAATACTTTCTGTGTCCCAGGAACTGTGCCTTGTCCTCTGAACAGAGTGGACGtcaaatttatttaagtttttttttttcatgaaaatgttaAAGTTAACGTTCTTAATTTATTGCTTTAAAACACCAACAAAGACTTAAATTTCAGTTTATAGACAACAAATGCCGTCTTTTTTGTTATTCTGTTTGGGAGATGAACGCGAAACTAAGGTTGTAAGGAAGCATTTctgtctttttagtttttgtatcATAGTCCGTTTCTTTAAACATCCAATTCCCCTtatctaaaaaataacaaaaatgctgCATAGCTAAAgaagtttccatttatttggtcCAGTTCTGTTTATCATAGTAGGTTGTAAATCTGTGATGATTTAACTAGACAAGAATAATATACTCCAGAGGAAAAAtaccaacaaaataaaagcagGTGCCTATAATTTGGATTTAATTTCATGGTGTGAAACATGATATGACTACACTTTTAGGCCTTGCTGGaagtacatgcacatacacacacagaaagagaatttCATTATGTTGAAGACACAAAGATATGCACATAGAAAGGAAAATGGCTCATTCTAAAGTGATGAGATGTGATCGAGagatatgaaaaacatttttaaatgttcacagacactaataataataatacaaaagtaTATGGGGACATGCTGtgcgattccatttatatgacattctggaaaagacacaCTCAAAGGGACAGAGAATAGATCAGTGGCTATctggggttggaggtggggagaagggttgGCTACAAAAGAAGCCACACAAGGAGGTTTTTGTGGTGATGGAACTGTTATATCTTTTATTGTTGGAGTGGTGACACtaggcatttgtcaaaactcacagactgctacaccataaaagaatgaattctaCTGCATATAAATTGAACAAGTAAAAATTAAggtaagtttttaaagaaaacagagaaatctCACTTATCATGTTGGCAAAAATTCAGTATATGCCAATTTCGAGGCTGTGGGGAAACATGCACCTTCATATaatgctggtggaaatgcaaaatggtatatcGAAAGAGGGTAATTTGACAGCACCTAGCAAAATTACATATGCATTTGTCCTCTGATCCAGCAatccacttctaggaatctactccaaaagtaagaaaatatatgtgtacaAAGTTACTCATTTAGCACTATTTATAACTGAAATGTACTCAAAACCACCCAAATGTTCAAATACAGGAGACTGAACATACTATAGTACATTGTTGGTTCACAAACTGGCCCCCGTAcatgcagggcagagagagactaaAGAAAGAAGCAGACCATTCTAGAttggtaagttttttaaattttttaattatttttttgaagtatagttgaaatgcaatgttatattagtttcaagtgtacaacaaagtgatttgacaattctatacattatgcagtgCTCACCCCCAtgagtgtagtcaccatctgtcaccatatcaTGTTATAACAATATTATTgagtatattccctatgctgtacttcttacctccatgacttatttattttacaactggaagattgtacctcttaatccccttcacctatttcatccatcttatctcccccttcccctctggcaaccaccagcttgTATTTATgagcctgtttctgttttttgtttgttcatttgttttgttttttagattccacatataagtgaaatcacatggtatttgcctttctctgtctgacttattttacttagtacatatcctctaggtccattcgtgttgtcacaaatggcaagatttcagggcacctgagtggctcacttggtttaatgtccaactcttgatttcagctcaggtcatgatctcatggttcgtgggactgagccccatgtcaggcgctgccctgacagtgcggagcctgcttaggattctctctctccctttttctctctgcccctcccctgctgtcctgttctctctctttcactcaaaataaataaacattacaaaaacaaatggcaagatttcattttttatggctaagtaatattccactgtatataacacgttttctgtatccatttatctatcaatggacacttaggttgtatttttaataagcaagggaacttacttGTGAGGCTTATCTTGGGCAGCTGCAAAATGAGTAGAattcctcccctgcccaccagATCTCAAaaggccttaactgggttcagtcatgtATTCTGTACAAGTGGTCTCAACAATAACTTACTCTCAAGGTTATGTCATTAGAATAGCTCTCATTGTGGAGATAGTAAGCATAATGTACATTCCAAGAATGGGGTTTGAGTGAGGAGTATCTGATTGCCTGGATCCAGTTCGCAGGTCGACCAGCAGTCAAGTCCTCACGATTACCTCCTCCAACATAGATAAACAACATTGAGTTTTTttcagatatatatgtatatatatatatatatatatatatatatatatatatataaaggtaaaTGATATGGATTTTCAAGATCTATTGTTAAGTGGGAAAAACCCAAAGTACAAAGGAATATACATATTTGCTACATTTCTgtaaaatagaagaagaaataagaaaatatacacatatttgcccattttttgcaaaaggaaacacaaaaaaaagttaaaccagaaattaatgaaattggtTATCTATAGGAGGTGGAAGAAATGGAGTGGAACAGTTATGGGAGGGAATGACACTTCTCTAAGTATACAAGTGTGTATAGTTTTGACTTTTgcaataatgtaaatatttaaaaaataatccaattataaAAACCAAATCATTTggtttttcaagatgaaaaacgTTCTAAAGATGAATCGTGATGATGAttgcacaaaaatgtgaatgtacttaacgccactaaactgtacacttgaaaattgTTGAAGGTAAATattatgctatgtatattttaccacaatttaaaaaataaattagacgagtgcctggctggcttagtcggttgagcatgcgactcttgtgagtttgagccccacattgggtgtagagcttacttaaaaaaataataatttaaaagataaaataaattagaaaaaatttaaatcatatcAGTAAGAATGTGGGAAAACTTAAAttgaatataaacagaaaaaaagagagcttgacactatttcaaatgaaaaacaaccACGCTATGatggcccccgggtggctcagtaggttaaatgtccaacttcatctcaggtcatgatctcatggtttgcgagtttgagccccacattgggctccgtgctgacagctcagagcctggagcctgcttcagattctgtgtctccctctctctctgtccctcccccactagcactctgtctctctgtctcaaaaataaataaacatttaaaaaagaaaaaaaaaaagaaaaacaactacactaaagaaaaaaaacaaatctgaataATTTGTGAACACAGGACTTTGATTATACACCATTAGtcgaaaaagaaaaaaccctacaAGCAAATCTTGAACTCTTCTAAGTAGATTTGTTTTTCATAGCAATATGagtattgtatataatatattgtatataatgtaATATGTATAAACACTGATGTTATTGAAAGCCAGGATTCTCACTATGGAAGAAGGGAGATACAAATATGAAAGGGGGGAAACTAAAAAAGAACTTTTGGGGATTGGACTGGCATTGGACGtattagtataaaaatattattcataacATATATTCCTAGCCCTATTTGCTGAAAGGACTAGAAGCAACGACACTCCAATATCAATGAGCATACTTGGCACCGAATGTATATTGCTAAATAACATCTCTAAAAAAATTAGggctccttagagaaatggctggTTCCAGTACCATGGCAGGGAAAGTACAAGATGAACCTTGAACATCTTATGTCAGAAAATAAAcgcatgataaaaaaaataatgaagtcatgtaaaaaaatacatagaaaccaGGTTGAATGGAATCCTACTGTTCACATCTGGGACTattgattattaaaataaatcatgctAGTAATGGATTATAGCTGTTGAATCCACAAATCCATACtgataatgaacaaataaaatggagGAGGGGATAAAATTCCTCCCTACAGCAGAACACCCACTATTAAATATAGAAGCAATGATagttagaaaatcaccatttgaaACTTTCACACTAataatttatttaggaaaaaataatcaatggATACAATAACTAGTGGGTGAGATTTTGATCAAGAATAGGATATTTACATGGTCTCAATGTATTTTTCACATTActtattacaaaggaaaaaacccCCAGTAACTTTAGTGTAGGAACTTGGAAGCCACTCTTTGGACCAGATGATTAAAGTTGGCAATAATGAGACAATTATAGGACACTGTATGCTTCCTAAGAAGACACATCTGTTACATAGTATTCCTGCCAGAAGTGCATAAATTGAGTTCAATCATGAGTAAACATTAAGCACACACAATTTGTgggaatttttacaaaataattggcCTATACTCTTCAAAGATATTACAGAGCACAGACCTGTGGAGTCAGAAGGTCCATTACCAGTCCTTCCACTTACAATTGACTAATCTTGATCTTCTACTAGTCACTTAAGGATTATGCACCTCACTTCCTTCACATGTAAAACTGAGAGAATAAAGGTTACTGGtagtgacaaaaaaaattaatgccacaaaagacaaagacagaggaaCTATTCAAttttaaaggaaactaaagaCACACAACAACTAAATTCAATATGGGGATCTGGACTGAATTCTGGATACAGACACTGGGACAATTGGTGAATTGGAATATGAGCTGTATTGTATCAAtactaaaatttctttatttgatGACTGTACTATGGTTATGTAATAGAATATCTTATTCTTACAAAATGAACCCTTTAGTATTAACAGGTAAAAGTACATGATGTATGCAAGttattctcaaatggttcagatCTGCCCCCCAccatagacagagagagagagagagagagaacacatgtggcAAAACATTATCCAAGTGGTGTACCTTGGCAATGGGTGTTTTAGGAGTTCTCTTCACCAcctatattttattatgaaaatatccAAACATACAGAAAGTGTGAAAGAACTGTACTCTGAACACCCACCATCAAGATTCTACAATTATGACGTTGTTTATCCACATATTACTAGTTTCTTTttactattcttgcaacttttctaaattttaaatcatttcaaaattaaaagttaaacaaaGTAGTATGTAGTaataggagacaaaaaaaaaaattagagaaattaagtTCGGGGGACCCAAACGAACTGCTAATGTGGAGCGAGATACAGGCTCAAAGACTCTGAAACACTATTTTGAAGCTAGCGCCTTGGATGTGTCAGCCTAAAATCACTGTCTTAGCTCTCTGTAGAGCTCTAAACCTGGTTCCAAGACGGGGCAGGGGGAGGATTCTCTCATTTTTCACTGAATACCATCCTACACCACTCACAAAGCGTGAAACTACATCTCCCAGAAagcctttttccttcctgtctgtAAAGAGGATTACAATTTCTATAGGGTTTTTTTAAGGCCTCGCGAGATTTCATTAAATCTCATTAAAGTATCCCGCAAaaagccattttgtttttcagggcTCTTTGCAAGGGGACTTGGCCCCAAATTGTAGCAAATCAGCAGCTACAGTTGCACCGTTCTGTCTTCAGCTTCAGGATGTTTCCTATGGCCAGAAACGCTTTCAGTCGTCTCCGAGGTAAGCAAAAATTGTGAGCAAATAATTTCTAACTGCATTTTATCAATTTGTCCTCATGGTTTCTCGTGCCCTTTCCCTCCACCTTCATCCTGACTTTCTAATTCTAAATGCGCAGTCTCCCGAAGTAATTGGAAAGCTGTCCTTAGCATTAACTTAATCACGCAGAGTTCCTGTTTTGGTTCCCAGCTCGCTCTGTTACCAGAGTCATAACATAcccagtttattattattattattcacttatGTACAATTGCAGGGAAGGAGGCACTTGGTGGACACTAATCCCTTAGTAAGTTTTAGCTTTGAGGGTGCACTTACCCCGAAAGAGAAGAACCTTCTCTCCCAATTCCTGTAACTGGGGAAGGAAACTGTAAATGTAGCTTCTCCTCTGGTTTCATTGCAAGGTGACAGCCTAAATGGTGGCCCTGCAGCTTTTATGTAGTTTGTAGGTTAGTAAGTGAATATTAGCTTATTCGAAAgcaattgtaattttttttttcttgtctaaaaGTTAAGCAGGTACAGGGAATTTTGAGACCAGCCTTATGTATTGAGAATGTGTTACATtggagagaaaaattcatttacgTACTTGATTTGCAGTGAAGGTGACCTTGACTAATGTGAGCAGTGGTTTTACATTGAAAGTGACCTTAAGCAATTACCATATTGCTTCTTGAGCCATCTTGTTATTTTCAGTTTAGAGTCATTTAGAGGTATTAGTAGATTGTGTTCTAAACACTGAAGCAGCTTTGACAATAACCAAAACAATAGTTACCCAACAGGGTTTTCAATATTCCAAAAGCCACGTCTATTATCTCTTTCACTTTGGGCAAATGATttttctctgaacctcattttccttctttgtaagaTAGGGTGTTAGTAAATAATTCCTACTTCATACCATTGTTGAGGATTATATGAGATCACCAATAGGTGGTAACCAAGAAATTTCTTGTTAACAGAGGAGAGGTCTAAAGAAATCCACTTGGGTTACCGGAATGTTGAAGTCATGAGGTGTTGCAGAATTGTTTGGTAATTTTAATCTATTTGCCCTTTGAGCTGGTACGGCCTGTACTTCTCAGGAAagggaggtttttttgttgttgttttgtttgtttttcaatgtgGAAGTCACACGTTCACTTTTTAATAACTGCTCTAGAGCAGAATATATAGTGAAATGTTTGTAAATTTGCTCATCCCAAGTGTATCTAAAGGTGAAAAGAAAACCTGTAAGGCAGTTAAGAGGAGAAATCATTAATGGCCAAATAACTATCCTGAGATAACCCATTCTATCACATAGAAGCTATTAAATTCTTAAATGCTAGTGAATGGGCAACAATTACATAAGTAGTGCCATTTGAGGATCTAAAACAACAAGGACCTGTTACttcggaagaaaaaaaaatatccggAAATACGCGTTTTCCAGTCTCGGGCTCTTTGCCAAGCTCTTCTAAGTGCCTCCAGAGGCAGTTTGAAAACTCATTCTACTAAAATACTAGTAACGCAAAGTTTTAATGTCCTTCTGCTCAAAAACCTTTGCCTCTACCAACGATCCTTTCTAGTTTTATCCCACATTACTTGTCCGTATACCTTGTCCTTCAAGCAAacataacttttttctttaattttccccttttctaatgtttgtttattcttgagagaaagaggcagaaagcatGCTGcacgcatgagtaggggaggggcagaaagagggagatacagtatccgaaccaggctccaggctctgagaggtcagcacagagcctgattcggggcttgaacccaagaaccacaagatgatgagcatagccgaagtcagacgcttaactgactgagccacccaggtgcccccataattgcttttttaatataCTAGGCTTTTCTTTGCCGTTTTTCACATTTCCCTTTCCTACATCTATGTAACCAAATCCTACCTTCTGTTCAAAGTGCTTATCTAATATTCTACTTGTAGTACAGTGGTTTGTGTATGCGTGTCCCATATCCTCCTCTAATTTAGGAGGTTACTTGAGGACAGGATCTGTGTTTTACACATTTTCATGTACCCCATTTCTTTTAGCAtggtattcatttgtttttgaaaaaatcaagattattctagttttgttttgtttttgtaatttaaaaaaaaaatttttttttacgtttatttatttttgagacagagagcatgaacgggggagggccagagagagagggagacacagaatctgaaacaggctccaggctctgagctgtcagcacagagcccgatgcggggctcgaactcacagactgcgagatcatgacccgagccaaagtcggacacccaaccgactgagccacccaggtgcccctgtttttgtaattttaaggTGATAAGCATTTAGTGTGCTttaatttgaaattcattttgagGGTGTTGTAAGTTGTTGAGTACTGCAGAGTAAACTCTAGTGAAAATTTAAGTCATTCAAATTAATGAATAGGAGCCAAGTTCCAGAGGTTTGTAGTGAATGTTACTGACATCACCTGTCCTTTTTATctcccaagattttattttaatttttaaatgtttgtttatttatttttgagagagtgtgcgagctcacaagtggggtagggacagaaagagaatcccaagcagactccacgacctacatggggcttgaactcaacgaacctcaagatcatgatctaagctgaaatcaagatttggctgctcaactgactgagcaacccaggcactccCTGTCCCCCAAGATTTTACTATGAATAATTTTCAGACATATAGAAAAGTTGGAAGAATTGTATGATCACACACAAATtacaaattaattcaaattaattattgataCAAATTAATGTTAATGGATACAattaacattttgatatatttgttttctcacatatctttttttaatgtttgtttatttttgagagagaggatgagcagggaggggcagagagagagggagacagaggatccaaagcagggtctgtgctgacagcagagtgctcgaactcatgaactctgagatcatgaccttagctgaagttggatgcttaaccaactgagccattcaggtgcccctggtttctCACATATCTATACATCTgtcatttcatcttatttttgatgcattttaaAGTATGCTACTTTGCTTTTAGCTACAATatgttttgacattttatttaagtGCCTGATATGATAAAGTTAACTTCCTTTGCTTTCCTGATGGCAGTATCAGTTACATGTTCTCTTTTCCTTATAATTGATAGAtatgtttctgtatttcttttttcctttaagttcaaAGCATTCAGCAAACAATGGCAAGGCAGAGCCACCAGAAACGGACACCTGATTTCCATGACAAATACGGTAATGCTGTATTAGCTAGTGGAGCCACTTTCTGTGTTGCTGTATGGGCTTATGTAAGTACTATTGATTGATAATTTTCTATATTAGATGTTTTTAATtcctatttaatatatatatatatatttatttttttttttaatttttttttccaacgtttatttatttttgggacagagagagacagagcatgaacgggggaggggcagagagagagggagacacagaatcggaaacaggctccaggctctgagccatcagcccagagcccgacgcggggctcgaactcacggaccgcgagatcgtgacctggctgaagtcggacgcttaaccgactgcgccacccaggcgcc includes the following:
- the LOC125157951 gene encoding cytochrome c oxidase subunit 7B, mitochondrial produces the protein MFPMARNAFSRLRVQSIQQTMARQSHQKRTPDFHDKYGNAVLASGATFCVAVWAYTATQIGIEWNLSPVGRVTPKEWRDQ